AGAGAACATCCCAATTATCAAATTGTTCCTATCTCATCAGCCGATCAAATTCCTTCAGATGTGATAACGAGTGAAGGCTATGTTCGAATTTGGCAACATCAATTTCATACTGATGGCTTTTTTATTTGTCGCTTAAAAAAGATTGAAAAGATGTAGGATAACTGGAGTGAAAAAATGAAAATAACTATCCGTTCTAATATAGGGAAACGTCGATCATCTAATCAGGATTATGCCGATTATTACGTTAACCAATCCGATCAGTATTTATTTATATTATGTGATGGTGTCGGCGGACATCAAGCAGGCGATGTAGCGAGCCGAATGACAACAGATTACATCGGAGCAAAATTCAAAGAAACAGCGGCTATTACTACGACTGATGATATGCAGCAATGGTTTAACGATATTGTGAATGAAGTGAATCAACATATTTATCAACAATCGACTGAAAATACACATTTAATCGGCATGGGAACGACTTTGGTTATGGCCGTTGTCGTTAAGGAGCATATTATTGTCTCTCACGTTGGCGATAGTCGTGCCTATGTCTATTTTGAAGGACAATTAAAACAAATTACCGAAGATCATTCCTTGATTAATGAATTAATTCGTACGGGCGAGATTACGGAAGCTGAAGGTCAAGTTCATCCAGGCCGTAATATTGTGACCCAATCCATTGGTGGTTCGAATCAAGTCGAATCAGAAATTAATGTGATACCACTGACAGAGGTGGAAGTTTTAATGCTTTGTTCTGATGGATTGACCAACATGGTAAATCAAGAAGAGTTAAGTACCATTTTTGACAATCAACGTAATGAAGAAAATTTTGGTGAACAATTAATTGAAGCAGCCAATGAAGCCGGTGGAGCAGATAATATTACCGTTGTTCTTGTCTCTGATTGGAACCCCACTTCAGTAGAGGAGGGTGAATAATATGGAGATAGGTGAAAAATTATCTGGTCGTTATAAAATAATCAAAACCATCGGTCAAGGTGGCATGGCTAATGTGTTTTTAGCTAGAGACTTAATTTTAGAGCGTGATGTAGCGGTTAAAGTTTTAAGATACGACTTTCAAAACAATCAGGATGCCATTCGCCGTTTTCAACGCGAAGCTATGTCTGCTAGTCAATTATTGCACCATAATATTGTTGAGGTTTATGATGTTGATGAAGAAAACAATCAGCAATATATTGTTATGGAGTATGTCGATGGCTATGATTTGAAGTCATTCATTAAGAAAAATGCCCCTGTTTCATTAGAATTGACGGTTTCCATTATGAGTCAGATTTTATCTGCCATTGAGGTTGCCCACAAACATCGCATCATCCATCGTGATATAAAACCACAAAATATTTTATTAACGAAAGACAATGAAGTTAAAATTACTGATTTTGGTATTGCGATAGCATTATCAGATACCTCTATCACACAAACCAATACATTACTAGGGTCGGTCCATTATTTATCACCTGAACAAGCCAGAGGTAGCAGTGCCACAACGAAATCGGATATTTATGCGCTTGGAGTTGTTTTATATGAGTTGATTACAGGCTCTGTTCCATTTGATGGTGAATCAGCTGTTTCAATCGCTTTAAAACATTTCCAAGAATCTTTCCCGCGCATTCGAGATGAATTATCTTATGTTCCTCAAAGTTTAGAAAATGTCGTGCTAAAGGCTACGGCTAAAGATCCTAAAAACCGTTACAATACGGTCCAAGAAATGTTAAATGATTTAAGTACGAGTTTAAGTGCTAATCGAATGAATGAGCCCTTATTTGTACCAAGTAATGATTTAGATGAAACGGTAGTGTTACCCTCAATTAAACCAATTACTAAAGCACCACAAGCACTGGTAGACAAAGTCGCTCAACCTGAACCTTTAGACGAATCGATTTATCCTAATTATGAAGAAGCAACTCCCTATGAAGAGCCTTACCGTCGTCGACGGGGAATTTTTAGAATCATCTTTATCGTTTTACTGTTAGTAGGAATCGCCTTGGGTGGCTATTATGTTTATAATCAAGCTAGTCGCTTTGTCAATGTGCCTAATGTTAGTAATTTGTCGATTGAAGAAGCTACTAGTTTGTTGGCAGAAAATGATTTGACGGTGAATAATATTAATCGTGTTTGGCACAATACCATTGCCACTGGTCAAGTTATTTCATCGACCCCAAATTCAAATGAACGTGTCAGACGCAATACGACAGTCGATTTGACGGTCAGTAATGGCAGAGAGCAAGTTGAGATTGGCAATTATGTCGGTGAAGATTACGAAACCATTCGGCGTCAATT
This window of the Fundicoccus culcitae genome carries:
- a CDS encoding Stp1/IreP family PP2C-type Ser/Thr phosphatase, encoding MKITIRSNIGKRRSSNQDYADYYVNQSDQYLFILCDGVGGHQAGDVASRMTTDYIGAKFKETAAITTTDDMQQWFNDIVNEVNQHIYQQSTENTHLIGMGTTLVMAVVVKEHIIVSHVGDSRAYVYFEGQLKQITEDHSLINELIRTGEITEAEGQVHPGRNIVTQSIGGSNQVESEINVIPLTEVEVLMLCSDGLTNMVNQEELSTIFDNQRNEENFGEQLIEAANEAGGADNITVVLVSDWNPTSVEEGE
- the pknB gene encoding Stk1 family PASTA domain-containing Ser/Thr kinase — protein: MEIGEKLSGRYKIIKTIGQGGMANVFLARDLILERDVAVKVLRYDFQNNQDAIRRFQREAMSASQLLHHNIVEVYDVDEENNQQYIVMEYVDGYDLKSFIKKNAPVSLELTVSIMSQILSAIEVAHKHRIIHRDIKPQNILLTKDNEVKITDFGIAIALSDTSITQTNTLLGSVHYLSPEQARGSSATTKSDIYALGVVLYELITGSVPFDGESAVSIALKHFQESFPRIRDELSYVPQSLENVVLKATAKDPKNRYNTVQEMLNDLSTSLSANRMNEPLFVPSNDLDETVVLPSIKPITKAPQALVDKVAQPEPLDESIYPNYEEATPYEEPYRRRRGIFRIIFIVLLLVGIALGGYYVYNQASRFVNVPNVSNLSIEEATSLLAENDLTVNNINRVWHNTIATGQVISSTPNSNERVRRNTTVDLTVSNGREQVEIGNYVGEDYETIRRQLTQADFIVDIRWMATTDPAEVGIILEQSIQPGSRVIPSETSITLTVGNQVDSVTMQDFYNLSLDMVYSFADAFGVYVDVTYEYSDFIPSDQVISQSPVNATPLSPGDTISVVVSQGPEEEEIIPTTEIIDIEYVPVYADNDTEMANPLPNQIVVYIGDSTNNINDVYRELEITESQRIQLRFFIPSNGTGNYRILRNGEVYAESDAVYPQ